In Candidatus Sulfurimonas marisnigri, a single genomic region encodes these proteins:
- a CDS encoding N-acetyltransferase has translation MKIELIKARLSDIENMQRLVSPEVESGVILIRSSDEIATNIRSYILAKEDDGEIVGFCALHIHASSLAEIRSLIVKENKRDKGIGESLVLKALDEAKALGLQKVLSLTYKQSFFEKLGFVEIPKESIPEHKIWADCIKCKHFPVCNEVSLIKTL, from the coding sequence ATGAAGATTGAGCTTATAAAGGCAAGGCTTAGCGATATAGAAAATATGCAAAGACTTGTTTCCCCTGAAGTAGAATCTGGAGTTATACTTATTAGAAGCTCTGATGAGATAGCTACAAATATAAGATCATATATACTCGCAAAAGAAGATGATGGTGAGATTGTAGGCTTTTGTGCTCTTCATATTCACGCTTCTTCATTGGCAGAGATTAGATCATTAATAGTAAAAGAAAATAAAAGAGACAAAGGGATTGGTGAAAGTCTAGTGTTAAAAGCATTGGATGAAGCTAAAGCTCTTGGTCTGCAAAAAGTTCTTAGTTTAACCTATAAGCAATCATTTTTTGAAAAGCTTGGGTTTGTAGAAATTCCTAAAGAGTCTATTCCAGAACATAAAATCTGGGCTGATTGTATTAAATGTAAACACTTTCCTGTATGCAACGAAGTATCTCTGATAAAAACTCTATAG
- the lptC gene encoding LPS export ABC transporter periplasmic protein LptC: MNLNIFFIIVSAGLLMIYFLFKPLSIKEQKFTDVPLFNIFSFTMYELNNKGLITLMSGTEATRYTNRYVVNLIDYTDNSKNYIANMKANSGIYKNEIVTLEGDVVYYREDGLTFETQKAVYNKKTSITNADGKYLLYQNSDRVIGTQLKYNNLLEQVSSKDVVAKYQLKEEHK, encoded by the coding sequence ATGAATCTGAATATTTTTTTTATTATAGTCTCTGCTGGATTATTAATGATATATTTTCTTTTTAAGCCACTTAGCATTAAGGAGCAAAAATTTACGGATGTCCCTCTGTTTAATATATTTTCGTTTACAATGTATGAATTAAACAATAAAGGTTTAATAACTCTAATGAGTGGAACAGAAGCAACTAGATATACAAACAGGTATGTCGTAAATCTAATAGACTACACGGATAACTCTAAAAACTATATAGCTAATATGAAAGCAAATAGCGGTATATATAAAAATGAGATTGTTACCTTAGAAGGTGATGTTGTTTATTACAGAGAAGATGGTTTAACTTTTGAAACACAAAAAGCAGTCTACAATAAAAAGACAAGTATTACCAATGCGGATGGGAAATATTTACTCTATCAAAATTCTGACAGAGTTATTGGAACACAACTTAAATATAATAATCTTTTAGAGCAAGTTAGTTCAAAAGATGTTGTAGCAAAATATCAACTAAAAGAGGAACATAAATGA
- the hisB gene encoding imidazoleglycerol-phosphate dehydratase HisB, with the protein MIAKTRTTKETDITISLELNGNGNSNINTGVGFLDHMLESFSKHSLIDINITCKGDTHIDDHHSVEDVGIVLGSLLAEAIYPVKNMERFGSANIVMDEACVSCDLDLSNRPFLVYEADVSGKVGSFDTELVEEFFRAFVLNARISAHIVMLRGRNKHHIIEASFKSLAVAIRRAMAKNERVGIPSTKDVL; encoded by the coding sequence ATGATAGCTAAAACAAGAACAACTAAAGAGACTGACATAACAATTTCATTAGAATTAAATGGAAATGGAAATAGCAATATAAACACAGGTGTTGGTTTTTTAGACCACATGCTGGAGAGTTTCTCAAAACACTCTTTGATTGATATAAATATTACATGTAAAGGCGACACGCATATTGATGATCACCATAGTGTAGAAGATGTTGGAATTGTTCTAGGTTCGTTATTGGCCGAAGCTATATATCCAGTCAAAAATATGGAAAGATTTGGTTCTGCAAACATTGTTATGGATGAAGCATGTGTATCTTGTGACTTAGACCTTAGCAATAGACCATTCTTAGTGTATGAAGCTGATGTAAGTGGTAAAGTAGGATCATTTGACACTGAACTAGTTGAAGAGTTTTTTAGAGCTTTTGTACTCAATGCAAGAATAAGTGCACACATAGTAATGTTAAGAGGAAGAAACAAGCATCATATAATAGAAGCTTCTTTTAAATCACTAGCCGTTGCAATACGTAGAGCTATGGCTAAAAATGAAAGAGTTGGAATACCCAGCACAAAAGATGTACTATGA
- a CDS encoding septal ring lytic transglycosylase RlpA family protein → MNKLSIFFIILLLVFTSGCSTRGKRVYKSSTKAKSYSHNTNDHSSTINKKDYTHPTMNPYVIRGIRYYPTVVSVGDQFSGNASWYGPDFHGKLTSNGEIYNMYDMTAAHKTLPMNTIVKVTNKRNGLSTVVRINDRGPFIATRIIDLSNKAAHKIEMVGAGTAPVSIEIIGFYSKNKKYKKNIPTKRELESSPKQKSLEGFALQIASFSKIEGALTTQQKHNNTNGYTTVIKDVQTENGRMFKVWLKGFRSEDEARDYKSLGNFKNSFIVREDYNDS, encoded by the coding sequence ATGAATAAGTTATCAATATTTTTTATAATACTACTTCTTGTATTTACATCTGGATGTAGTACTAGGGGAAAAAGAGTATATAAAAGCTCTACAAAAGCCAAGTCATATTCACATAATACAAATGATCACAGTTCAACTATAAACAAAAAAGATTACACTCATCCAACAATGAATCCTTACGTTATTAGAGGTATAAGATATTACCCTACTGTAGTAAGTGTTGGGGATCAGTTTAGTGGAAATGCAAGTTGGTACGGTCCAGACTTTCATGGTAAACTAACTTCAAATGGTGAAATTTACAATATGTACGATATGACAGCAGCTCATAAAACGCTACCTATGAATACAATAGTAAAAGTTACCAATAAAAGAAATGGTCTTAGTACGGTAGTCAGAATTAACGATAGAGGGCCATTTATAGCAACTAGAATTATAGATTTGTCAAATAAAGCAGCTCATAAAATAGAGATGGTTGGAGCTGGAACAGCACCAGTTAGTATTGAAATAATAGGCTTTTATAGCAAAAACAAAAAATACAAAAAAAATATTCCTACAAAACGAGAGCTAGAAAGCTCTCCTAAGCAAAAGTCGCTAGAAGGTTTTGCCTTACAAATTGCTTCTTTTTCAAAAATTGAGGGTGCACTTACTACTCAGCAAAAACATAATAATACCAATGGGTATACAACCGTCATAAAAGATGTGCAGACAGAGAATGGTAGAATGTTTAAAGTTTGGTTAAAAGGCTTTAGAAGCGAAGATGAGGCTAGGGATTATAAATCACTTGGTAATTTTAAAAATTCATTTATAGTAAGAGAGGATTACAATGATAGCTAA
- a CDS encoding TatD family hydrolase, with the protein MIIDTHVHLDDERYIDDLDKVLNRARESGVERFIIPGADPKNIDRAVEISESNDDVYFAVGVHPYDMDSFDTLEFEKYISHSKCVAIGECGLDYFRLKGTDEEKEAEKQRQKKVFIAQIELAKKHKKPLIVHIRDASRESKEILINYNAHEVGGVLHCYNADEELLSLADKDFYFGIGGVLTFKNAKKLVNVLPKIPSDKLLIETDGPYLTPMPHRGERNEPLYTIFVAKKISELLEISLESIERTTTENALKLFNIS; encoded by the coding sequence ATGATAATAGATACACATGTACATCTTGATGATGAGAGATATATTGACGATTTAGACAAAGTCTTAAACAGAGCCAGAGAGAGCGGGGTAGAGCGTTTTATAATCCCTGGAGCAGATCCAAAAAACATAGATAGAGCTGTAGAGATTTCTGAAAGTAATGACGATGTGTATTTTGCTGTTGGTGTCCACCCCTATGATATGGACTCATTCGATACTTTGGAGTTTGAAAAATATATTAGCCATAGCAAATGTGTTGCAATTGGCGAGTGCGGTTTGGATTACTTCAGACTTAAGGGGACAGACGAGGAGAAAGAGGCAGAAAAACAGAGACAAAAAAAAGTTTTTATTGCTCAAATTGAGCTAGCAAAAAAGCATAAAAAACCTCTAATAGTACATATACGTGATGCTTCAAGAGAATCTAAAGAGATATTAATAAATTATAATGCTCATGAAGTTGGTGGAGTTTTGCACTGCTACAACGCAGACGAAGAGCTTTTAAGCTTAGCAGATAAAGATTTTTATTTTGGAATAGGTGGTGTTTTGACTTTTAAAAACGCTAAAAAACTTGTTAATGTTTTGCCAAAAATTCCATCTGACAAACTTCTTATAGAGACAGATGGTCCATATTTGACTCCAATGCCTCACCGAGGAGAGAGAAATGAACCACTTTATACAATATTTGTTGCAAAAAAAATCTCTGAACTTTTAGAAATTTCATTAGAAAGCATAGAGAGAACAACCACTGAAAACGCCCTAAAACTCTTTAATATTTCTTAA
- the mrdA gene encoding penicillin-binding protein 2: MKIKFILFIFASVWLTLILRVFFLSVESNTYYKQLSHNNTIKIEEIAPVRGEIVDINNRAIAINKLGFKIQLSPHLRSKKKINQFNNEIDILTKLLPSLDRKKIIKNYKKVDSYYNHNYIDIVQFVSYEEIMPVYSILNLRENINIIPSPKRYYPYKEIASHLLGYVSRANKRDIKDDNLIELIGYTGKTGIENHYNTYLQGLAGKREIKVNANNQEVEELSNKEAVEDRKVILNIDIELQKYISSLFVNKSGAVIVMGVDGAILSASSFPEYDLNTFVNGVSTNMWNKLSNSIEKPFTNKLIHGLYPPGSTIKTGLGLIYTTTDVSPYWGVDCISSMPLGKRIFRCWKKDGHRKTDLKKAIRESCDDYFYKGSIQVGIKKMSEGLNRYGLGKKTGVDLPNEFIGTVPSREWKRKKYNQPWYIGETVNTSIGQGDFLVTPMQMAQFTALMATSKLPRPYIAKKVGDKKLKPYLEDVLTEKELKRLPIIQKAMHEVCNYPTGTATNYLSSKVTIAGKTGTAQVVGILQDIDKRELEHEMEYYSRSHAWFTSYGPSKNPQYVVLVMVEHGGHGGAAAGKIVSNIYNKLLELKYIKK; the protein is encoded by the coding sequence GTGAAAATTAAATTTATTCTTTTTATATTTGCATCGGTTTGGCTAACTCTTATTCTAAGAGTTTTCTTTCTCTCAGTGGAATCAAATACCTATTATAAGCAGCTTTCACACAATAATACTATTAAAATAGAAGAGATTGCTCCCGTTAGGGGAGAAATAGTAGATATAAATAACAGAGCAATTGCAATTAATAAGCTCGGTTTTAAAATACAACTGTCTCCACATCTTAGATCAAAGAAAAAGATTAATCAATTTAACAATGAAATAGACATATTAACAAAATTATTACCTAGTCTAGATAGAAAAAAAATTATAAAAAATTATAAAAAGGTTGACTCATATTACAATCATAACTATATTGACATAGTTCAATTTGTATCTTATGAAGAGATAATGCCTGTTTATTCAATACTAAATTTAAGAGAAAATATAAATATAATACCATCTCCTAAAAGATACTATCCATACAAAGAGATTGCGTCACATCTGCTTGGTTATGTTTCTCGCGCAAATAAGAGAGATATCAAAGACGATAATCTGATAGAGCTTATCGGATACACTGGTAAAACAGGTATTGAAAATCATTATAACACCTATCTGCAGGGACTGGCAGGCAAAAGAGAAATTAAGGTAAATGCTAATAACCAAGAGGTTGAAGAGCTTTCAAACAAAGAGGCTGTTGAAGATAGAAAAGTAATACTAAATATAGATATTGAGCTACAAAAATATATATCATCTCTTTTTGTAAATAAATCTGGTGCAGTAATTGTTATGGGCGTAGACGGAGCAATACTATCTGCAAGCAGTTTTCCTGAGTATGATTTGAATACATTTGTAAATGGAGTCTCTACTAATATGTGGAACAAGCTTTCAAACTCTATTGAAAAGCCATTTACAAACAAGTTAATACATGGTCTTTACCCTCCAGGATCGACTATTAAAACTGGATTAGGTCTAATATATACAACAACGGATGTTAGCCCTTACTGGGGTGTAGATTGTATTTCATCTATGCCTCTTGGTAAAAGAATATTTAGATGCTGGAAAAAAGATGGACACAGAAAAACAGACCTTAAAAAAGCCATAAGAGAGAGTTGTGATGACTATTTCTACAAAGGAAGTATTCAGGTCGGCATTAAAAAAATGAGTGAGGGACTAAACAGATATGGGCTTGGCAAAAAAACAGGGGTTGATTTACCAAATGAATTTATTGGTACTGTTCCATCACGTGAGTGGAAAAGAAAGAAATACAATCAACCATGGTACATTGGTGAAACTGTAAATACATCAATTGGACAAGGAGATTTTCTAGTTACACCTATGCAGATGGCTCAATTTACTGCTTTGATGGCAACTTCAAAACTTCCGCGACCATACATTGCAAAAAAAGTTGGCGACAAAAAACTTAAGCCTTATTTAGAAGATGTACTTACAGAAAAAGAATTAAAAAGACTGCCAATAATTCAAAAGGCTATGCATGAAGTTTGTAACTACCCTACAGGTACTGCCACAAACTACTTAAGCTCGAAAGTGACTATTGCGGGAAAAACAGGGACTGCACAGGTTGTAGGTATCTTGCAAGACATTGATAAAAGAGAGCTTGAACATGAAATGGAATACTATTCCCGTTCTCATGCTTGGTTTACATCTTATGGACCATCTAAAAACCCTCAGTATGTTGTCTTAGTAATGGTTGAACATGGTGGACATGGTGGTGCAGCAGCTGGTAAAATAGTTTCAAATATATATAATAAGCTTTTAGAATTGAAATACATTAAAAAGTAG
- the lptA gene encoding lipopolysaccharide transport periplasmic protein LptA, translating to MKQILILTILLALTLSSEELQVKAKLFNADQKTGISVFEGDVNVIKGSDELNASKVTIYTDEQQQPTKFIAEGNASFSIKTLDGASYKGKAQKVIFFPQKKEYHFYKDVYLMQVNEKKEIIGEEVVLKTIEGKAYAKGAEKEPVIMIFNIPEKEEKKND from the coding sequence ATGAAACAAATATTAATTTTAACAATTTTATTGGCATTAACGCTTTCATCAGAAGAATTGCAGGTAAAAGCAAAACTTTTTAATGCTGATCAAAAAACAGGAATATCTGTGTTTGAGGGTGATGTAAATGTTATAAAGGGGAGTGATGAGCTAAATGCTTCGAAAGTTACTATTTATACAGATGAGCAACAACAGCCTACAAAGTTTATAGCTGAGGGAAATGCTTCATTTAGCATAAAAACACTTGATGGTGCTTCGTACAAAGGCAAAGCACAAAAAGTTATATTTTTCCCACAAAAAAAAGAGTATCACTTCTACAAAGATGTTTATTTAATGCAGGTAAATGAAAAAAAAGAGATAATAGGGGAAGAAGTGGTTTTAAAAACAATAGAAGGCAAAGCCTATGCTAAAGGGGCTGAGAAAGAGCCTGTGATTATGATATTTAATATTCCAGAAAAAGAAGAGAAAAAGAATGATTGA
- a CDS encoding lytic transglycosylase domain-containing protein, translating to MLKYFILILLPLLLSANLTFSSNHNKEVAILESFDIEASFLYDKVLNKMKKNNVSIYKEKHFFQAMNEAYLFIPAIKNILAENNIPAEFLFLAMAESNFSTRAYSKKRASGLWQFMPATGKLYGLKIDEYVDERRDLVKSTKAAAKYLSSLHKRFGKWYLAAIAYNCGGGRLSKAIKRAKSDDLSVLLNPKKKYIPRESRLYIRKIIALAMMGNDEQFLLNSEYEHLLNRANAYSISTIKVPRGESLKRVSKLVGIPINELKKLNRHLKYDFAPPYINGYDIYIPYIKLSEFKQKYFEEKIQNIYRVHTVSRGDNLSAIGKKYGVSYKVIMDFNSLKNSRLKIKQKLIIPIDNKTSFANINSKFYYMVKKGDTLGSISKFHKISVKNLKLQNNIKGSIIRAGERLKLYE from the coding sequence ATGTTGAAATATTTTATACTTATTTTATTACCACTTTTACTGAGTGCTAACCTTACGTTTTCTTCAAACCACAACAAAGAAGTGGCGATTCTTGAGTCTTTTGACATTGAAGCATCGTTTTTATACGATAAAGTTTTAAATAAAATGAAAAAAAATAATGTTTCAATATACAAAGAAAAACATTTTTTTCAAGCAATGAATGAAGCCTACCTGTTTATACCTGCTATAAAAAATATATTAGCAGAGAACAATATTCCTGCTGAATTTCTTTTTCTTGCAATGGCAGAATCAAACTTTTCTACTAGAGCATATTCAAAAAAAAGAGCATCAGGACTATGGCAGTTTATGCCAGCAACAGGCAAGCTATATGGACTTAAGATTGATGAGTACGTTGATGAGAGAAGAGACCTTGTTAAGTCTACAAAAGCTGCAGCGAAATACCTTTCTAGTCTTCATAAAAGGTTTGGCAAATGGTATCTGGCAGCTATAGCTTACAACTGTGGTGGCGGCAGGCTAAGTAAAGCTATTAAAAGAGCTAAAAGTGACGATTTATCAGTTTTACTCAACCCTAAAAAAAAGTATATTCCAAGAGAGAGTAGACTATACATTAGAAAAATTATTGCTTTAGCAATGATGGGAAATGATGAACAATTTTTGCTAAATAGTGAATATGAGCACCTTTTAAACAGAGCAAACGCATACTCAATATCTACAATAAAGGTTCCAAGAGGCGAGTCACTAAAAAGAGTTTCAAAACTAGTAGGAATTCCAATTAATGAGTTAAAAAAATTAAACAGACACCTTAAATATGATTTTGCTCCACCATACATAAATGGATATGACATATATATTCCGTATATTAAACTTTCTGAGTTTAAACAGAAGTATTTTGAAGAAAAAATTCAAAATATATATAGAGTTCATACTGTAAGCAGAGGTGATAATCTTTCAGCAATAGGGAAAAAATATGGCGTGTCATATAAAGTAATTATGGATTTTAATTCTCTTAAAAATAGTAGACTAAAGATAAAACAAAAATTAATTATTCCGATTGACAATAAAACTAGTTTTGCAAACATTAATAGTAAGTTTTATTATATGGTGAAAAAAGGTGATACTCTGGGCTCTATTTCCAAATTTCATAAAATCAGTGTTAAAAATTTAAAGCTTCAAAACAACATCAAGGGTAGTATAATAAGAGCTGGAGAGAGATTAAAACTATATGAATAA
- a CDS encoding AAA family ATPase — protein sequence MIERFFLKDYLSFKEVELELNSGLIVFTGPSGSGKSILMNSILASLGSASCDATLCESSVTWDINGEELGIESDDINVFKHIKKEKSRYFINNQSVSKKSMSTLASGYLRHLSLKDFSDFENENLLSILDSRIEHKEHKIFALKDEYRAAYLEHNIVKKELLTIEDEQRKIIELKEFAAFEIKKIEDINPTPSEDSELLEIKKGLSKKEKVLKNISLANSIFDYEHNVFLALDSLDIESSFFGDSMNELRAIMESAEDKFSALDEVDVEDVLNRIEALSELKRRYGSIEDALKYKEQKILELQKYENIEMTKGDLEQREAALGKKVKELAQRLSELRHVEIKLFTNDLNKYLKELYLREAQIDIKEIEYDLSGKDEIVIKLNSTELQKVSTGEFNRLRLAILALKSEFMGKNGGILMLDEIDANLSGEESMSVAKVLKQLSKHFQIFVISHQPQLTSMGDQHFLIHKNGDESLVKKLELQERVDEIARIISGDRVTDEAKRFAKELLHVQK from the coding sequence ATGATAGAGAGATTTTTTCTAAAAGATTATCTTAGTTTTAAAGAAGTTGAATTAGAATTAAATAGTGGGTTAATTGTTTTTACTGGTCCTAGTGGTAGTGGTAAATCTATTTTAATGAACTCCATTTTAGCTTCTCTTGGTAGTGCTTCTTGTGATGCAACTTTATGTGAGTCGAGTGTCACATGGGACATTAACGGCGAAGAGTTAGGGATAGAGAGTGATGATATAAATGTTTTTAAGCACATAAAAAAAGAGAAATCCAGATACTTTATAAACAACCAAAGTGTTTCAAAAAAATCTATGAGCACTCTGGCTTCAGGGTATCTTAGACATTTATCTTTAAAAGATTTCAGCGATTTTGAAAATGAGAACCTACTCTCTATTTTAGATAGCAGAATTGAGCACAAAGAGCATAAGATTTTTGCTTTAAAAGATGAGTATAGAGCAGCTTATTTAGAGCATAATATTGTTAAGAAAGAACTTTTAACTATAGAAGATGAGCAGAGAAAGATTATTGAACTAAAAGAGTTTGCAGCTTTTGAGATTAAAAAGATAGAAGATATAAACCCGACTCCATCAGAAGACAGTGAACTCTTAGAGATTAAAAAAGGGTTATCTAAAAAAGAGAAAGTATTGAAAAACATCTCGTTGGCTAACTCTATATTTGACTATGAGCACAATGTTTTTTTAGCTTTAGACTCATTAGATATTGAGAGTTCATTTTTTGGTGATAGCATGAATGAACTAAGAGCAATAATGGAGAGTGCAGAAGATAAGTTTAGTGCACTTGATGAAGTTGATGTAGAAGACGTTCTAAACCGTATAGAAGCACTCTCTGAGCTAAAAAGAAGATACGGAAGCATTGAAGATGCCCTAAAGTACAAAGAGCAGAAAATATTAGAGTTGCAAAAGTATGAAAATATAGAGATGACCAAGGGCGATTTAGAGCAAAGAGAAGCTGCCCTTGGCAAGAAGGTAAAAGAGTTAGCGCAGAGACTTAGTGAGCTTCGACATGTAGAGATAAAACTCTTTACAAATGACTTAAACAAATACTTAAAAGAGCTCTATTTAAGAGAGGCGCAAATAGATATAAAAGAGATTGAGTATGATCTCTCTGGAAAAGACGAGATTGTCATAAAGCTAAACTCTACGGAACTTCAAAAAGTAAGTACAGGTGAGTTTAACAGGCTTAGACTTGCTATTTTAGCCCTCAAATCTGAGTTTATGGGTAAAAATGGCGGAATCTTAATGCTTGATGAGATAGATGCAAACCTAAGCGGTGAAGAGTCCATGAGTGTGGCAAAAGTTCTAAAGCAACTCTCAAAACACTTCCAGATATTTGTTATTTCACACCAGCCGCAACTTACATCAATGGGTGACCAGCACTTTTTAATACACAAAAACGGAGATGAATCTCTAGTTAAAAAGCTAGAGCTCCAAGAGAGAGTTGATGAAATAGCCAGAATAATCAGTGGTGACAGAGTTACCGATGAAGCAAAGAGGTTCGCAAAAGAACTTCTACATGTACAAAAGTGA
- the yihA gene encoding ribosome biogenesis GTP-binding protein YihA/YsxC, with product MIEIVDAKFVTSAANIMGAPETIEQDEVVFMARSNVGKSSLLNALTNHKGLAKVSSTPGKTRLINYFDVTFINRENSEKSLAKFVDLPGFGYAKVSKSIKSDWEKNLTDYISKREQIKLFIHLVDCRHPFLDIDKSVSNFLLEHSNETQHIMQVFTKIDKLNQKEQNALRRDFPEAVMVSSSKKRGLEKVVKIIYDILKEDINED from the coding sequence ATGATTGAAATAGTTGATGCAAAGTTTGTAACCTCTGCTGCAAATATAATGGGTGCTCCGGAAACAATTGAACAAGATGAAGTTGTTTTTATGGCTCGCTCTAATGTTGGTAAAAGTTCACTTTTAAATGCCCTCACAAATCACAAAGGCTTAGCTAAAGTCTCTTCTACTCCAGGTAAGACAAGATTGATTAACTATTTTGATGTTACTTTCATAAATAGGGAAAATTCTGAAAAATCTTTAGCAAAATTTGTAGATTTACCTGGTTTTGGATATGCAAAAGTTTCAAAATCAATAAAAAGCGATTGGGAAAAAAACTTAACAGACTATATTTCTAAAAGAGAGCAGATAAAACTTTTTATTCATCTGGTAGATTGTAGACACCCTTTTTTAGATATTGATAAATCAGTTAGCAACTTTTTACTTGAACATTCTAATGAAACTCAACATATTATGCAGGTTTTCACAAAGATTGATAAGCTAAATCAAAAAGAGCAAAATGCACTTAGACGCGATTTTCCAGAAGCCGTAATGGTTTCAAGCTCAAAAAAAAGAGGATTAGAAAAAGTAGTTAAAATTATATATGATATTTTAAAAGAAGATATAAATGAAGATTGA
- a CDS encoding KdsC family phosphatase: MIKLIVLDVDGCLTDGGVVYSSDGNESKKFNIKDGLGISTWVKMGKQVAIITGRNSKIVERRAKELGVQHLYQGVVDKDRVLKEIVDSLGLKFYEVAAIGDDLNDFGMLNLVGRSFTPKNGVKEIKGIVDTALTSKGGDGAVREMIDTIVEEDDLKDQFLAVWI, from the coding sequence ATGATTAAACTAATAGTCTTAGATGTTGATGGTTGCTTAACTGATGGAGGAGTTGTATACTCATCTGATGGTAATGAAAGTAAAAAATTCAATATTAAAGATGGACTTGGTATAAGCACTTGGGTTAAAATGGGAAAGCAGGTTGCTATAATAACTGGAAGAAACTCCAAAATAGTAGAGAGACGGGCCAAAGAGCTAGGAGTTCAGCATTTGTACCAAGGTGTTGTAGATAAAGACAGAGTTTTAAAAGAGATTGTTGACTCTTTAGGACTAAAGTTTTATGAAGTTGCTGCTATTGGTGATGATTTAAATGATTTTGGCATGTTGAACCTTGTTGGAAGAAGTTTTACTCCAAAAAATGGTGTTAAAGAGATAAAAGGGATTGTTGATACAGCTTTAACCTCTAAAGGAGGCGATGGTGCTGTAAGAGAGATGATAGATACTATAGTGGAAGAAGATGATTTAAAAGATCAATTTTTAGCTGTTTGGATTTAA